The Periplaneta americana isolate PAMFEO1 chromosome 2, P.americana_PAMFEO1_priV1, whole genome shotgun sequence genome has a window encoding:
- the pont gene encoding ruvB-like 1, translated as MKIEEVKSTAKTQRISAHSHIKGLGLDDNGTALQAAAGLVGQESAREAAGIVVDMIKAKKMAGRACLLAGPPGTGKTAIALAIAQELGNKVPFCPMVGSEVYSSEIKKTEVLMENFRRAIGLRIKETKEVYEGEVTELTPVETENPMGGYGKTVSHVIIGLKTAKGTKQLKLDPSIYESLQKEKVETGDVIYIEANSGAVKRQGRSDTYATEFDLEAEEYVPLPKGDVHKKKEVIQDVTLHDLDVANARPQGGQDILSMMGQLMKPKKTEITDKLRKEINKVVNKYIDQGIAELVPGVLFIDEVHMLDIETFTYLHRALESAIAPIVIFATNRGRCVIRGTEDIISPHGIPLDLLDRLLIIRTLPYSRSEMEQILKLRAQTEGIQVDDEALGILGEIGTKTTLRYAVQLLTPSALTAKVNGRTAIAKDDVQEIGELFLDAKSSAKILSQHKDKYMK; from the exons ATGAAGATCGAAGAAGTTAAAAGTACCGCAAAAACACAGAGGATATCAGCACATAGCCACATCAAAGGTTTGGGCTTAGATGACAATGGAACAGCCCTTCAAGCGGCAGCCGGACTTGTTGGTCAAGAATCAGCACGTGAG GCTGCAGGAATTGTTGTAGACATGATTAAAGCAAAGAAAATGGCAGGTCGGGCATGTCTTCTGGCAGGACCACCAGGCACGGGGAAAACAGCCATCGCCCTCGCAATTGCCCAAGAACTAGGGAACAAG GTTCCATTTTGTCCAATGGTGGGGTCAGAAGTCTACAGttcagaaataaagaaaacagaaGTTTTAATGGAAAACTTTCGGCGTGCTATTGGCTTGAgaataaaagaaacaaaggaagttTATGAAGGTGAAGTGACTGAGCTGACACCTGTTGAGACTGAAAATCCTATGGgag GATACGGCAAGACTGTAAGCCATGTTATAATTGGGCTGAAAACAGCAAAAGGAACAAAACAACTGAAATTGGATCCTTCAATATACGAGTCCCTGCAGAAGGAGAAAGTGGAAACAGgtgatgtaatttatatagaagcAAATAGTGGAGCTGTCAAACGACAAGGGCGAAGTGATACATATGCAACAGAGTTCGATCTTGAA GCAGAGGAATACGTTCCGCTTCCAAAAGGTGATGTACATAAGAAGAAGGAGGTAATTCAGGATGTTACATTGCACGATTTAGATGTTGCTAATGCAAGACCACAAGGAGGCCAAGATATTTTATCCATGATGGGACAACTAATGAAACccaaaaaaactgaaattacag ATAAACTACGAAAAGAAATTAACAAAGTAGTCAACAAATACATTGACCAGGGAATTGCTGAACTGGTTCCTGGAGTTCTATTCATAGACGAAGTTCATATGTTGGATATTGAAACCTTCACTTATTTGCACAGAGCTTTGGAAAGTGCAATTGCACCAATAGTCATCTTTGCAACCAATCGTGGTCGATGTGTGATAAG GGGTACAGAGGACATCATTTCTCCACATGGCATACCCCTGGATCTCCTTGATAGGCTTCTTATTATCCGCACATTGCCATACTCACGTTCAGAAATGGAGCAAATTCTTAAGCTCAGAGCACAGACTGAAGGCATTCAAGTCGATGATGAAGCTCTTGGTATTTTAGGAGAAATCGGCACAAAAACAACTCTCAG gtaTGCTGTTCAGTTGTTGACACCATCAGCCCTAACTGCTAAAGTAAATGGACGTACAGCTATTGCCAAAGATGACGTTCAAGAAATTGGAGAGCTCTTTTTAGATGCTAAGTCATCAGCAAAGATTCTGTCACAACATAAGgataaatacatgaaatga